From a region of the Oncorhynchus keta strain PuntledgeMale-10-30-2019 chromosome 13, Oket_V2, whole genome shotgun sequence genome:
- the LOC118373654 gene encoding SH2 domain-containing protein 1A-like: MEQEKLAMYHGAISREEGEMRLWTAGRDGSYLIRNSESLAGLYCLCVLYKGYVYTYRLSLDGGGSWTAETTPGVEKRYFRKMKNLITAFQKPGQGIATPLLYPVTMQSHMHPVTTENHTQPGNMKAHPSSPPPTHTTENHYQQ; the protein is encoded by the exons ATGGAACAGGAAAAACTAGCCATGTACCACGGAGCCATcagcagagaggagggggagatgaggctGTGGACAGCAGGACGGGACGGCAGCTACCTGATACGCAACAGTGAGAGTCTAGCTGGGCTCTACTGCCTCTGTGTGCT gTATAAAGGCTATGTGTACACATATAGGCTGTCCCTGGATGGTGGAGGCTCCTGGACAGCAGAG aCTACTCCCGGTGTGGAGAAACGATACTTTCGGAAAATGAAGAACTTGATAACAGCTTTCCAGAAACCAGGCCAAGGCATTGctacacctctcctctaccccgTAACCATGCAGAGTCACATGCACCCTGTCACCACAGAGAATCATACACAGCCTGGCAACATGAAAGCACACCCTAGCAGCCCGCCACCAACTcacaccactgagaatcattacCAACAGTAG